Proteins encoded within one genomic window of Gloeobacter kilaueensis JS1:
- a CDS encoding CO2 hydration protein, with product MVMSEQKKVFTPEPFATIVERLEAGGALLPDSPENLLEVVGILKSYGEVLNAYQRNLLYIADRQFLVFFPFFKYFNGEVTLNKLLDHWAHERINYEFAEYCMKAMLWHGAPKLDAYLDSPEFSERAERAIKARLKGNPAAQLLHRCFPDFLPEWVRQQCYYSVLGQFWRVMYALFLTLWERYERGEIRAIPDVVQHILENMGAAANDLLTYSVKIRGEEYVIIPASADLRFLMDAAVPYVEAVFFRSAPFMGTVSYNAQAGQIPFEQADFQYGALYADPLPIGGAGIPPTLLMQDMKQHLPEILRHEYLGSLRGEEDMRVQICVSFQKSMFCVTTAAIQALAPYPLTTTRPEQRQANRAYLDGWMKRLATSRLAAVNPV from the coding sequence ATGGTGATGTCCGAGCAGAAAAAAGTGTTCACCCCCGAACCGTTTGCCACCATCGTCGAACGGCTCGAAGCGGGTGGTGCTCTGCTGCCCGATAGCCCCGAGAATCTACTGGAGGTGGTGGGCATCCTCAAAAGTTACGGTGAGGTTCTCAACGCCTACCAGCGCAACCTGCTCTACATCGCCGACCGGCAGTTTCTGGTCTTCTTTCCTTTTTTTAAGTACTTCAACGGCGAGGTGACGCTCAACAAACTGCTCGATCACTGGGCGCACGAGCGGATCAACTACGAATTTGCCGAGTACTGCATGAAGGCGATGCTCTGGCACGGCGCTCCCAAGCTCGACGCCTACCTCGACAGTCCCGAATTTTCTGAGCGCGCCGAGCGGGCGATCAAAGCCAGACTGAAGGGCAACCCGGCGGCCCAACTGCTGCACAGATGCTTTCCTGATTTTTTACCGGAGTGGGTGCGCCAGCAGTGCTACTACAGCGTCCTTGGCCAGTTCTGGCGGGTGATGTACGCGCTGTTTCTCACCCTCTGGGAGCGCTACGAGCGAGGCGAGATCCGAGCGATCCCGGATGTCGTCCAGCACATCCTCGAAAATATGGGTGCCGCAGCAAACGACCTGCTCACCTACTCCGTCAAGATCCGGGGTGAAGAGTACGTGATCATCCCCGCTTCCGCCGATCTGCGCTTCTTGATGGACGCTGCCGTTCCTTACGTCGAAGCGGTCTTCTTCCGCTCTGCCCCCTTTATGGGCACGGTCTCCTACAACGCCCAGGCCGGACAGATCCCCTTCGAGCAGGCCGACTTCCAGTACGGAGCCCTCTACGCCGATCCGCTTCCTATCGGCGGCGCGGGCATCCCGCCCACCTTGCTGATGCAGGATATGAAGCAGCACCTGCCCGAGATCCTGCGCCATGAGTACCTGGGCAGCCTGCGCGGCGAAGAGGACATGCGCGTGCAGATCTGCGTCAGCTTCCAAAAGTCGATGTTCTGTGTCACCACCGCCGCCATCCAGGCTCTTGCCCCCTACCCGCTCACCACCACCCGCCCCGAGCAGCGCCAGGCCAACCGCGCCTACCTCGACGGCTGGATGAAGCGCCTGGCCACCTCCCGCCTCGCCGCCGTCAACCCTGTCTAA
- a CDS encoding type II toxin-antitoxin system Phd/YefM family antitoxin: protein MTASILLKEAQARLSELLAGLAAGEEIILTEGGVTIGRLLKEPQPQTVRKLGTLRGTVLYMAPDFDAPLDEFAACME, encoded by the coding sequence ATGACAGCAAGTATTCTTCTGAAGGAAGCACAGGCAAGGCTCTCTGAGTTGCTGGCAGGATTGGCTGCTGGAGAAGAAATTATCCTGACCGAAGGTGGAGTAACCATCGGACGTCTTCTCAAAGAGCCCCAACCTCAAACTGTGCGCAAACTTGGGACGCTCCGGGGAACAGTTCTCTATATGGCTCCAGACTTTGATGCTCCACTCGATGAATTTGCAGCGTGCATGGAGTGA
- a CDS encoding Uma2 family endonuclease: MIASEEPVFYPESDGQPMAENTEQFHWIVYIKEGLEWLFAADPTVFVAGDLLWYPVEGKNKIRLAPDAMVAFGRPKGRRGSYLQWKEGNIPPQVVFEVLSPGNTALEMTRKFQFYQRYGVEEYYVYDPDSGGLDGAIRQGAVLEAIEEMEGWISPRLGVRFERMEQGELRLWRPDGSPFESYTELAGRAEQAEQRAGLAEERAEQAEQRVQQLAEQLRQLGLEPENGEG; encoded by the coding sequence ATGATTGCCTCCGAGGAGCCCGTCTTCTATCCCGAGTCCGACGGCCAGCCGATGGCGGAAAACACCGAGCAATTTCACTGGATCGTCTACATCAAGGAGGGTCTGGAATGGCTCTTTGCTGCCGATCCGACCGTCTTCGTCGCCGGAGATTTGCTCTGGTATCCGGTGGAGGGCAAAAACAAGATTCGCCTGGCTCCGGATGCGATGGTGGCTTTTGGTCGTCCCAAGGGCCGCCGAGGCAGCTACCTGCAGTGGAAAGAAGGGAACATTCCGCCCCAGGTCGTCTTCGAGGTACTCTCACCCGGCAACACGGCGCTGGAGATGACGCGCAAGTTTCAGTTCTACCAGCGCTACGGGGTGGAGGAGTACTACGTCTACGACCCGGATAGCGGTGGCCTCGACGGTGCTATCCGCCAGGGAGCGGTGCTGGAGGCAATAGAAGAGATGGAAGGCTGGATCAGCCCCCGACTGGGTGTGCGCTTCGAGCGGATGGAACAGGGCGAACTGCGCCTCTGGCGACCAGACGGCAGTCCTTTCGAGAGTTATACAGAACTTGCCGGGCGGGCGGAACAGGCCGAACAGCGGGCCGGTCTCGCTGAGGAGCGGGCCGAACAGGCTGAACAGCGCGTGCAGCAACTGGCAGAACAACTGCGCCAGTTGGGACTGGAACCGGAGAATGGCGAGGGCTAG
- a CDS encoding Rpn family recombination-promoting nuclease/putative transposase: MKTDALLYDLFQTFPALFFELIGRDIALAEQYRFDSIEVKQIAFRLDGVFIPEDTAQPLYFLECQFQRDQAIYLRLFAQLALYFRRKRFLGDWQAVVLFATQSMDPGVPRAYRAFEASGQVRRFYLTEQVEQGSLAFEILGMLRTPKRKFKAKIEEMLSKVRAEPLSADQQQQIMGMFATVLAAKFPELSRREIEAMLRTKSLRNSRAFQETLQEGREEGREEKKREMISRMAALQMPIAQIAEVAQLSVEQVQAILDSRLPE; this comes from the coding sequence GTGAAGACCGATGCGCTGCTCTACGACCTCTTTCAGACATTTCCGGCGCTGTTCTTTGAACTGATCGGTCGGGATATCGCTCTGGCGGAGCAGTACCGCTTCGATTCGATCGAAGTCAAGCAGATCGCCTTTCGCCTCGACGGCGTCTTCATCCCCGAGGATACAGCTCAGCCGCTTTATTTTCTCGAATGTCAGTTTCAGAGAGACCAGGCTATCTATTTGCGACTTTTCGCCCAACTCGCCCTTTATTTTCGGCGCAAGCGCTTTTTGGGGGACTGGCAGGCGGTGGTCTTATTTGCCACCCAGAGTATGGACCCTGGTGTTCCTCGTGCCTACCGGGCTTTCGAGGCGAGTGGACAGGTGCGCAGGTTCTATCTTACAGAGCAAGTGGAGCAGGGTTCACTCGCCTTCGAGATCCTGGGGATGCTGCGCACGCCAAAGCGCAAATTCAAGGCAAAGATCGAGGAGATGCTGTCGAAAGTGCGGGCAGAACCGCTGAGCGCAGATCAGCAGCAACAGATAATGGGAATGTTCGCGACAGTACTGGCCGCGAAGTTTCCAGAATTAAGTCGTCGGGAGATTGAAGCTATGTTGAGGACAAAGAGTCTACGCAACTCGCGAGCATTCCAGGAAACTCTGCAGGAAGGACGCGAGGAAGGGCGCGAGGAGAAAAAGCGGGAGATGATCTCCAGAATGGCTGCGCTGCAAATGCCGATCGCGCAAATTGCAGAAGTAGCACAGTTGTCTGTCGAGCAGGTTCAGGCCATTCTGGATTCTCGACTGCCTGAATGA
- a CDS encoding PadR family transcriptional regulator — translation MGGELRSPGPLTSAEFQILLALADGERHGYAIMQEIEKRTGGQVRLGVGTLYSSLKRMLQSGWIEECQWRPDPAIDDERRRYYRLSDLGRRVAQGEALRLAGLVADARTKKLLPVVEGG, via the coding sequence ATGGGTGGCGAGTTGCGGAGTCCAGGACCGCTGACGAGTGCGGAGTTTCAGATTCTGCTGGCACTGGCGGACGGCGAGCGCCACGGCTACGCAATCATGCAGGAGATCGAAAAGCGGACGGGCGGGCAGGTGCGCCTGGGAGTGGGCACGCTCTACAGTTCCCTCAAGCGCATGTTGCAATCGGGCTGGATCGAGGAGTGCCAGTGGCGACCGGACCCGGCGATCGATGATGAGCGTCGCCGCTACTATCGCCTTTCGGATCTGGGCAGGCGGGTGGCCCAGGGGGAAGCGCTGAGGCTGGCGGGATTGGTAGCCGACGCACGGACAAAGAAGCTCTTGCCGGTGGTGGAGGGAGGCTGA
- a CDS encoding ABC transporter permease — MRVVDRLYGLFLRLYPSEFQQEYADEMQQVFRQAYREQREDSGGRAALWCAATFGDLVMTAIKEQLQVLQQDLRYGWRMLIKNPGFTAVAVLTLALGIGANTAIFSVVNAVLLRTLPYPEPEQLVQVFESQLQQGLEKGAVSPPNYLDWRQQNRVFTNIAVYNTDQFSFKSGSQPERLNGAFISADFFKTLGVRPLLGRDLSPEEEKTGHDRVVLLSYRLWQERFGGNPAVLGRVITLQARPYTVIGVLPPGFAFPRDKTEIWVPLAFGEAKMQERDSHFLNGIARLKPGISLAQASAQMDVVSAALARQYPDSNTNRKALLVPLYEQLVGKIRPALLLLLAAVAAVLLIACANVANLLLSRAVSRQKEIAVRTALGASRARILRQLLTESILLALLGALLGLGFALLGLKMLVATIPRSLPRIDQIALDGPVLVFTLAVAVLSAVLFGLAPALQVSKTDFNEALKDGGRGATSSRERNRVRDLLVVSEVALALMLLVSAALLTQSFLNLQNVKPGFRPEQVVTATLSLPLARYPEERQQITFFDRLIERVQTLPGVESVSVVNTLPLGGSDSSVTLLVEGQSRPKPGQEPLSGYLAVGPEYLRTMGIVLLRGRPLSPLDNAQTPKVALINETMARRFWPHSDPIGKRFSTDMPVPKADSWITVVGIVQDTRFLGLNQAIRPEMYLPYRQAAWPYMSLVVRTTNSDPATLAATLRAQVQAIDPDQALGTIKTMERVVADSIEQQRFNVLLLVSFAVVALILASIGIYSVMAYSVTQRTHEIGVRLALGAPQGKILALVVTQGMLLVLSGILVGLGAAVVLARALSSLLFGVSAFDLPTFAAVSVLILAVALSACYLPARRATRVDPMVALRYE; from the coding sequence ATGCGGGTAGTAGATCGGCTCTACGGGTTATTTTTGCGCCTTTATCCTTCTGAATTTCAGCAGGAGTACGCCGATGAGATGCAGCAGGTTTTTCGGCAGGCGTACCGCGAGCAGCGCGAAGACAGTGGCGGGCGGGCAGCCCTCTGGTGCGCAGCTACATTTGGAGATCTGGTGATGACAGCGATCAAAGAACAGTTGCAGGTTCTCCAGCAAGATCTGCGCTACGGCTGGCGGATGCTCATTAAAAACCCTGGCTTTACGGCGGTGGCAGTGCTCACCCTGGCTCTGGGAATCGGGGCGAATACAGCGATCTTCAGCGTCGTCAACGCTGTGCTGTTGCGCACTTTGCCCTATCCCGAACCGGAGCAGTTGGTGCAGGTCTTCGAGAGCCAGTTGCAGCAGGGGCTGGAAAAGGGGGCAGTTTCACCCCCCAACTATCTCGACTGGCGACAACAGAACCGGGTCTTCACGAACATAGCTGTCTACAACACGGACCAGTTCAGCTTCAAGAGCGGTTCGCAGCCGGAGCGGCTGAACGGTGCGTTTATCTCAGCCGATTTTTTTAAGACCCTCGGGGTGCGGCCCCTCCTGGGACGCGACTTGTCGCCCGAAGAAGAAAAAACAGGCCACGACCGGGTAGTGCTTTTAAGCTATCGCCTCTGGCAGGAGCGCTTCGGCGGCAATCCGGCGGTTTTAGGCAGAGTGATCACTCTGCAGGCAAGGCCATACACGGTGATCGGAGTGCTGCCACCAGGATTTGCCTTTCCAAGGGACAAGACAGAAATCTGGGTGCCCCTTGCCTTCGGTGAAGCGAAGATGCAAGAGCGTGACAGCCACTTTCTTAACGGCATCGCTCGCCTGAAACCAGGCATCAGCCTCGCGCAGGCCAGTGCGCAGATGGATGTGGTGAGTGCTGCCCTCGCCCGGCAGTACCCGGACTCCAATACCAACCGAAAAGCGCTGCTGGTGCCGCTCTACGAGCAACTGGTGGGCAAGATCCGGCCAGCATTGCTATTGCTGCTGGCGGCAGTCGCTGCCGTGCTGCTCATCGCCTGCGCCAACGTCGCCAATTTGCTGCTCTCGCGGGCTGTGAGCCGCCAGAAAGAGATCGCCGTGCGCACCGCCCTCGGGGCGAGCCGGGCCCGGATCCTCCGGCAACTCTTGACTGAGAGTATCCTCCTGGCGCTTCTTGGGGCGCTGTTGGGGCTGGGGTTCGCCCTGCTGGGACTGAAGATGCTGGTAGCGACGATTCCGCGCAGCCTGCCCCGGATCGATCAGATCGCCCTCGACGGACCGGTGCTCGTCTTTACCCTCGCTGTAGCGGTGCTGAGTGCGGTTCTCTTTGGCCTGGCACCGGCACTGCAGGTTTCAAAGACCGACTTTAACGAGGCGCTCAAAGACGGAGGCCGAGGCGCGACCAGTAGCCGCGAGCGCAACCGCGTGCGCGATCTGCTCGTTGTCTCGGAGGTGGCGCTGGCTTTAATGCTGCTTGTGAGTGCCGCCCTGCTCACCCAGAGCTTTTTGAACTTGCAGAACGTCAAACCGGGTTTTCGGCCCGAGCAGGTGGTAACAGCCACCCTCTCCCTGCCTCTAGCCCGCTATCCGGAGGAGCGCCAGCAGATCACCTTCTTTGATCGGCTGATCGAGCGGGTGCAGACATTGCCGGGTGTGGAGTCGGTGAGCGTCGTCAACACCCTGCCGCTGGGCGGCAGTGACTCAAGCGTCACTCTTCTTGTCGAGGGCCAGTCCAGACCTAAGCCTGGCCAGGAACCGCTTTCGGGATATCTGGCGGTTGGCCCCGAGTATCTGCGCACGATGGGTATTGTGCTGCTGCGGGGACGCCCGCTCAGTCCCCTCGACAACGCCCAGACGCCTAAAGTGGCGCTCATCAACGAGACGATGGCCCGCCGCTTCTGGCCCCACAGCGATCCGATCGGCAAACGCTTCAGTACGGACATGCCCGTGCCCAAAGCCGACAGCTGGATCACCGTCGTCGGCATCGTTCAGGATACGCGCTTTCTCGGGCTCAACCAGGCCATTCGCCCTGAGATGTATCTACCTTACAGACAAGCTGCCTGGCCTTACATGTCCCTGGTCGTCCGCACCACCAATAGCGATCCAGCCACACTTGCCGCAACTCTGCGCGCCCAGGTGCAGGCCATCGATCCAGACCAGGCTCTGGGGACGATCAAGACGATGGAGCGCGTGGTCGCCGATTCGATCGAACAGCAGCGCTTCAACGTGTTGTTGCTGGTGAGTTTTGCCGTTGTCGCCCTGATTCTGGCCAGTATCGGTATCTACAGCGTCATGGCCTACTCCGTCACCCAGCGCACCCACGAAATCGGTGTCCGCCTCGCCCTCGGGGCACCCCAGGGCAAGATTCTCGCCCTGGTCGTCACCCAGGGAATGCTACTGGTACTCTCGGGAATACTCGTCGGGCTAGGGGCAGCAGTTGTCCTCGCCCGCGCGCTCTCAAGCCTGCTTTTTGGCGTCAGCGCCTTCGATCTGCCCACCTTCGCCGCCGTCTCGGTACTGATTTTGGCCGTTGCCCTCAGCGCCTGTTATCTACCAGCCCGCAGAGCGACCCGCGTCGATCCGATGGTTGCCTTGCGCTACGAATAG